In Tenacibaculum sp. 190524A02b, the genomic stretch AGTGTTGTTGTCGTATTTTGCTTCTAAATATGTGCGTTTTATAACTGGTATTCCTATTCATGACACTACAGCAGGTTTTGTATGTTGGAAAAGAAAAGTATTAGAAACAATCAAACTTGATAAAGTAAGATTTGTAGGATATGCATTTCAAATTGAAATGAAGTACAAAGCTTGGAAACATAAGTTTAATATAAAAGAAGTATCAGTTATTTTTACTGATAGAACAAAAGGAGAATCTAAAATGAGTGGAGGTATCGTATATGAAGCTCTTTTTGGAGTAATTAAAATGAGATTAAAAGGACTACCCAAATAATATGGCATCATCATACTTAATAAAAAATGCAAAAATCGTTAGTGAAAACAAGGTTTTTAAAGGCGATGTTTTAATTGAAGGATCATACATTCAAAAAATAGCAGAGAATATCAAGGCAGAAAACGTAAATGTTATTAATGCAGAAGGGAAGTATTTAATACCCGGAATGATTGATGATCAGGTGCATTTTAGAGAGCCAGGGTTAACTCATAAGGCTAATATAGAAACGGAAAGTAAAGCGGCGTTAGCTGGAGGTATTACTTCTTTTATAGAAATGCCTAATACAGTGCCACAAGCAACAACTCAAGAACTACTGGAAGAAAAGTTTAGTGTTGCAAGTAAAACTTCATATGTAAATTATTCATTTATGTTTGGGGGAACTAATGATAATTTAGAAGAGTTGCTTAAAACAGACCCTAAGAATGTTGCAGGAATAAAACTTTTCTTAGGTTCTTCAACAGGTAATATGTTGGTTGATAATGAAGAAGTTTTAGAAAGGATTTTTTCATCAACAAAATTACCAATATCTGTTCATTGTGAAGATGAAGGTACAATTCGAAAAAATACACAAGAGTATAAAGAAAAATTTGGAGATGATATTCCAATAAAATACCATCCGATAATTAGAAGTGAAGAGGCTTGTTATTTATCGTCATCTAAAGCTATAGAGCTAGCAAAGAAAACAGGAGCACGTTTACATGTGTTTCATTTATCAACGGCTAAGGAAACTGATTTATTCAGAAATGATATTCCATTGGAAGAAAAACAAATTACAGCTGAAGTTTGTGTACATCATTTATGGTTTACGGATGCAGATTATGAGAAAAAAGGAACACATATTAAATGGAATCCTGCTGTAAAAACTAAAAAAGACAGAGATGGACTTTGGAAGGCGTTATTAGATGATAGGATAGATATTATTGCCACAGATCATGCACCTCATACATTGGAAGAAAAAGATAATGTATATACAAAAGCACCTAGCGGTGGACCATTGGTACAACACGCTGTAGTAGCCATTTTAGAAAAGGTAAAAGAAGGTGTTATTTCTATTGAAAAAGCAGTTGAAAAAATGTGTCATAATCCTGCTAAAATATTTAAAGTAGCTAAAAGAGGTTATATTAAAGAAGGTTTTTATGCTGATATGGTTTTAGTAGATTCCAATAAACCTTGGACCGTTGAAAAAGAAAATATATTATACAAATGTGGATGGTCTCCTTTTGAAGGACAAGAGTTTTCAAGTACAATTACACATACATTTGTTAATGGATGTTTAATGTATAATGAAGGAGTATTTAATGAAGAAACTAAAGGAGAGCGATTAACGTTTGATAGGTAATGAATAAATTAACATTCCTTTTTATTACAATACTATTTTTGGTTTCTTGTACAAGTAATACAATTTACAAGAAACCAAAAGATTTAATTCCTAAAGATACTATGGTTAGTTTGTTGACAGATATGTATATAGCGTCATCAGCAAAAAACATTAAGAATAAGTACTTAAAAATGGAGTCAAATTATATGGTATTGGTTTATAAAAAATATCAAATTGATACGGTAAGGTTTGATGCTAGTAATAAATATTACACTTCTAGAATTGATGAGTATTCAGCTATGTTAAACAAGGTGAAATATAATATTGATAGTTTGTTTAAGCTTTATGATGAAAAACAACGTGTTAAAGATTCTTTAGATAGGCCAAACACTAGGTATGAACCAGATGAAAAAACAATGAAAGAAGTCTACGAAGGAAAAAGCGAAAAACAAGTACTTAGTGAGGAAGTGTTAAAGGTGCCAGTTAAAAAAAACAAAAAAACTAATTAGTTCCGAGTGTAATCTGCACAAATAGAATGTATACTTTCTTCAATTGGAGTAAATTCAAATGAAATATTGCTTTTTTTGATTTTATTAGAAGAATAGTAAGTTTTATTATGAGCAGATTTAGCGGAATTTTTAGTTAATAATGGTGATTTTCTTATCACTTTACTTAATACCCAATCTATTCGCCAAGCTATATTGCTAGTAAATTTACCAATTTTTATTGAAGGTCTTTTTTTCTTAAACCCATCAGCAATAGAAAATAAAATTTCTTTAAATGATTTATTTTCAGAAACTAAAATGAATCTTTCGTTTGTGATAGTTGAGTTTGTAAGTGTAATCATAGCCTTTACAACATCTTGTATAGCTACAAACCCCGTTACTCCTTCGGTATAAAATTTAAACCCATTATAAATTTGTTTAAATAGTTTTCCAGAGCCTTCTTCCCAAAAACCACTTCCTAAAATAACACCAGGGTTTACAATAACAATATTAATTCCTTCCTGGCTACCACGCCAAACCTCTATTTCAGCACCGTATTTAGTAATAGCGTAACCATGGTTTTCTTCATGGTCAATCCATTCGTTACTTTCTGTAATTGGCTTACCATTAATAGAGTCGCCGATAGCAGCTATAGAGCTAACAAAACATAGTTTTTCAATATTAGAGTCAATACAAAAGTTAACAATGTTAGCAGTGCCATCAATATTAACTCTACGCATTTTTTTATAATCTTTAGGATTAAAGGATACCAAGGCTGCACAATGATAAACTTTGGTGATAGCATGTGAAAAAACTGTTTTTAAGGAAGGAATGTCTGTAATGTCTGCTTTAATCCATTTAATTTTAGTTAACAAACTAGAGGTGTTTTTAGTATAATAAGAGAAGATTTTTTTGACATTATTAATTCTGTCTTCAGTTCTATAAATAGCAATTATTTCTTCATTAGCAACAGCTAAATGATATAATAAATGCGAACCAACTAAACCTGTTCCTCCTGTAACTAAAATCATAATTAATATAAATAACAATCAAATATAAAAAAAGGAGTCCTTTAAAAGGACTCCTTCTTGGATTTTATATAAAATTTGTTTCTGGGTTTATGCTTTGATTGGTTCGGCATTAATTTGAACTTTTACATCAAATTTAATAGAACCAGAAGTTCCATTTGTTCCAGTAATTTTAACGACTTTAATTAGACCCTTATTGCCATATGCATCAACAAACTCAATAATATCATTTTCTGAAAGATTGTTTACACGTTCAGTAGTCGGTTTAGTAATAAAATCTAAATCAATTTTTTTAGTGATAGCATCAAAATCAGCAATGGTTTTGTCAGATTTTTTGAAATAAAAGTTGTTTAATTCTGTAGTGCCACCAATGCTTGGAACATTAACAATATCTGTAGGGTAATTAGAAGCCGAAGCAAAAGAAGCTTTTCCAGTATTTCCATAATAGTATCCAAAATCCCATAAAGCAGCAACTTCTACGCCTTGATTTATAGCATAAGTTTTATTGTCAAATAAAGAAAGGAATGTTTTAGAAGAACCGTCAGCTAAAGGAGCGGCTAATAAAACTTGCGAAAAAGATTTTACACCATTAACGCTAGTATCAGCGTTAGCACTTGCTTTAATGGTAACTGTTCCAAAAGCATCATCAGCTATAGAATTCCTTTTAGAAACATCTCTAAAGTCACCTCTATCATTTGTAGTCCAAATAATATACTGAACTACATCGTTAGCGCTTGTAGGAGCATCAAAATTAAACGTGTAGTTAAATGTATCTTTATCATCACCATCTAAATCAATAGAGCCATCACTTTTCTTGCTACCTAAAGGATATTCATAAGGTTGAGGGCCTTGATTACTACTGTACACATTTTTAGTCATATAAATTCTACGCATTTTTTTATCACCTGTAAAGTTAACTTTAACTTTAACAAGACTAGATGGAGTGGCTACTATTTCTATAGATCTCTCATTTGTAGATGCGTTATTAGGATTTACAATAATATTATATTCTAATTCTTCATTATCTCTAAAAATTTCATTTCCATCTCCACTACTACAACTAGTTAAAAAAGATGAAACTGCTACAAAAGCAAGTAAAAACGAGTTTTTAAAAATTTTTCTCATTACGTTTAATTTTAATTATTTTAATTTTTGACACAAAGTATGTAGTGAGGTCACACTAAGTTAGTCAAAAAAGAATAAAAACGATTAAGAAGCTATTAAATTGTAATAACTTTTGAGGTTTATTTTTAAATAAAAGTTAATAAGGTATAAAGTTTTGTAAATGCTATATTTGTAATCCAAAAAGATTACAAAAATGACCAAAAATCTAGTAGAAGAATTACGTTGGCGCGGAATGATTCACGATATAATGCCAGGAACAGAAGAGCAATTACAAAAAGAAATGACAACTGCTTATATTGGTTTTGATCCAACCTCTGATTCATTGCATATCGGTAGTTTAGTGCCAATTATTTTATTAGTACATATAGAAAAAGCAGGGCATAAGCCAGTAGCTTTAGTTGGGGGTGCAACAGGAATGATAGGTGACCCTTCTGGAAAATCTGACGAAAGAAATTTATTAAATGAAGAAACATTAGCAAAGAACGTTAATGGAATAAAAAATACGTTAGCTCGTTTTTTAAATTTTGATAATGGGAATGAGAACTCTCCAATATTGGTGAATAACTATGATTGGATGAAAGACTTCTCTTTTATAGAATTTGCTAGAGATGTAGGAAAAAGGATAACGGTAAATTATATGATGGCTAAAGATTCTGTTAAGAAGAGAATCTCAGGTGAATCAGGAGGAGGAATGAGTTTTACTGAGTTTACCTACCAATTAATTCAAGGATACGATTTTTATCATTTGCATAAAACCTATGGTTGTAAACTTCAAATGGGAGGTTCCGATCAATGGGGGAATATTACCACTGGAACTGAATTAGTAAGAAGGATGAATGTAGGTGAAGAAGCCAAAGCTTTTGCCGCTACTTGTCCTTTAATTACTAAAGCAGATGGTTCTAAGTTTGGGAAATCTGAAGGAGGGAATGTTTGGTTAGATGCAGATAAAACATCCGTGTATAAATTTTATCAGTTTTGGTTAAATACTTCTGATGAGGATGCTGAAAAATATATAAAAATATTTACCTTTTTAGATAAAGAAACTATTGAAGCATTAATAGAAGAGCATAAAGAAGCACCGCACCAAAGAGTTTTACAAAAGAGATTAGCGGAAGAGGTAACTATTTTTGTGCATTCAAAACAAGAGTTAGACAAAGCAATCGCTGCATCAAATATTTTATTTGGAAAGTCTACAGCTGATGATTTAAAGAGTTTAGATGAGCAAACGTTTTTAGATGTTTTTGATGGAGTTCCACAAGCTACTGTTCCTGTGTCGGATATTAATGATGGATTGGATATGATTGGTGCTTTAGCGGCAAAAACAGGTTTTTTAAAGTCAAATGGAGATGCAAGAAGAGCTTTAAAGGAAAATTCAATATCTGTTAATAAGGAAAAGGTAAAAGAAGATTTTACAATAACAGAAGCTAATTTAATAGCAGATAAATATGTTTTATTACAAAGAGGAAAGAAAAACTATTTCTTATTAAAAACAGAATAGTTAAGAAACCGCTTTTAAATTAAAAGTTAAAGGGCATCGCTTACAGTTGATGCCTTTTTTTTGGTATTTATTGCAACACTTACTTTTAGGTTTGATACAATTTGCAGTACAAGAACTCTCACAAGCCGTAATAGCTGGAGGGGTTTTTATACTTACTATTGGTGTAACTTTTTTGTTTTCAGTGTAAAATACAATCATAATCCTTTCTAAAATTCCGATGCAAATATAAGTTTTTTATTTAGAATAAATTAAAATTAAAAAACAAAAGGTTTCTTTTGTAGAAAAAAGAATAGAAAAGTACCTTTGCAACCTTATAAAATTAGTTTAATTTGTTTAAGACAATAACAGTTTATTTGTTTGTATTTCTCTACCTAATGGCAATGCTTAGACCTATAGCACCATTTGTTGAGTATGCAATTAATTACGATTATATTGCTAAAGTGTTATGTATAAACAAAGATAAACCTGAAATGAGCTGTAAGGGAACGTGTCAGTTAATGAAGAAACTTGAACAGCAGCAAGAAGAAGACTTCAACTCGCTTCGAATTTCTATGGAAGAATACCCTGTAGGTTTTGTAAGTGTTTTAACAATTGATAAAGAAAAGCTAATTCCTTTTAAAAGAAAACAAAACTTCCAATATAAAAAAGACTATTCTTACCTATTTAATCAGGAAGTATTCCACCCACCTGCTATTTAATTTTAATATAGAATTTTTATTAAGCTATTTCTAATAGCTTAAAATACCTTATTGAAAAAATAAAAACATTTAGAGAGGTTTAATCACTAGTTAAAGCTAAGTGATAGCTTGTTCTACATTAAAATTAATATAACAAATGAAAAAAATAGTTGCAATCATAGCAATAGCTATGACATTTATAGCATGTAATGATAATGAACAGTTACAAGAAAAGTTAGAAGGAAAAAACAAAGTAGTAATTGAATTTGATAACGGATTTAATAATGATAAAATATTATTAGGAAGCTCATCACATGCTACCAGTAATGATGAAGTTTTAGCTATAAGCTCGCTAGATTATATTGTGAGTAATTTTGTGTTGGTAGCTGAAGATGGTACAGAACATGTGTATCCAAAAAATAAAAGCTACTTCATAATTAGCGAAGGAGGAAATGGTAAAGCTAAAAATGTTCAAATTTCTCTTGAAGATATTCCTGCTGGGAAATACAATAAAATTAAATTTGGAATTGGAGTAGACCAAGAAAGATTTAAGCAAGGGCAAGCAGCTCAAGAAGGTTTTTGGACTTTGGCTGAAAGCTATAACTTAACTTGGAGTTGGCAAGCTGGTTATAAGTTTGTTGTTTTAGAAGGTAATTTTAAAGAAAAAGCTTCTGGAGCTGATTCACCATATATGTTACACATTGCAAGTAGAGGTACTTCTGTAGATTTGTATAAAGAAGTAGAATTATCAATGGATGTGGCAATTGTAGGTAAAGGTCAGTCTCCTCAACTACATGTAAAGGTTGATGCAGGAAAAATACTA encodes the following:
- a CDS encoding dihydroorotase is translated as MASSYLIKNAKIVSENKVFKGDVLIEGSYIQKIAENIKAENVNVINAEGKYLIPGMIDDQVHFREPGLTHKANIETESKAALAGGITSFIEMPNTVPQATTQELLEEKFSVASKTSYVNYSFMFGGTNDNLEELLKTDPKNVAGIKLFLGSSTGNMLVDNEEVLERIFSSTKLPISVHCEDEGTIRKNTQEYKEKFGDDIPIKYHPIIRSEEACYLSSSKAIELAKKTGARLHVFHLSTAKETDLFRNDIPLEEKQITAEVCVHHLWFTDADYEKKGTHIKWNPAVKTKKDRDGLWKALLDDRIDIIATDHAPHTLEEKDNVYTKAPSGGPLVQHAVVAILEKVKEGVISIEKAVEKMCHNPAKIFKVAKRGYIKEGFYADMVLVDSNKPWTVEKENILYKCGWSPFEGQEFSSTITHTFVNGCLMYNEGVFNEETKGERLTFDR
- a CDS encoding MbnP family protein encodes the protein MKKIVAIIAIAMTFIACNDNEQLQEKLEGKNKVVIEFDNGFNNDKILLGSSSHATSNDEVLAISSLDYIVSNFVLVAEDGTEHVYPKNKSYFIISEGGNGKAKNVQISLEDIPAGKYNKIKFGIGVDQERFKQGQAAQEGFWTLAESYNLTWSWQAGYKFVVLEGNFKEKASGADSPYMLHIASRGTSVDLYKEVELSMDVAIVGKGQSPQLHVKVDAGKILDGTTKIKLSEGATIMGGDKAKNIADNYTAMFMVHHVHNANHH
- a CDS encoding NAD-dependent epimerase/dehydratase family protein codes for the protein MILVTGGTGLVGSHLLYHLAVANEEIIAIYRTEDRINNVKKIFSYYTKNTSSLLTKIKWIKADITDIPSLKTVFSHAITKVYHCAALVSFNPKDYKKMRRVNIDGTANIVNFCIDSNIEKLCFVSSIAAIGDSINGKPITESNEWIDHEENHGYAITKYGAEIEVWRGSQEGINIVIVNPGVILGSGFWEEGSGKLFKQIYNGFKFYTEGVTGFVAIQDVVKAMITLTNSTITNERFILVSENKSFKEILFSIADGFKKKRPSIKIGKFTSNIAWRIDWVLSKVIRKSPLLTKNSAKSAHNKTYYSSNKIKKSNISFEFTPIEESIHSICADYTRN
- the tyrS gene encoding tyrosine--tRNA ligase → MTKNLVEELRWRGMIHDIMPGTEEQLQKEMTTAYIGFDPTSDSLHIGSLVPIILLVHIEKAGHKPVALVGGATGMIGDPSGKSDERNLLNEETLAKNVNGIKNTLARFLNFDNGNENSPILVNNYDWMKDFSFIEFARDVGKRITVNYMMAKDSVKKRISGESGGGMSFTEFTYQLIQGYDFYHLHKTYGCKLQMGGSDQWGNITTGTELVRRMNVGEEAKAFAATCPLITKADGSKFGKSEGGNVWLDADKTSVYKFYQFWLNTSDEDAEKYIKIFTFLDKETIEALIEEHKEAPHQRVLQKRLAEEVTIFVHSKQELDKAIAASNILFGKSTADDLKSLDEQTFLDVFDGVPQATVPVSDINDGLDMIGALAAKTGFLKSNGDARRALKENSISVNKEKVKEDFTITEANLIADKYVLLQRGKKNYFLLKTE
- a CDS encoding DUF4296 domain-containing protein; translated protein: MNKLTFLFITILFLVSCTSNTIYKKPKDLIPKDTMVSLLTDMYIASSAKNIKNKYLKMESNYMVLVYKKYQIDTVRFDASNKYYTSRIDEYSAMLNKVKYNIDSLFKLYDEKQRVKDSLDRPNTRYEPDEKTMKEVYEGKSEKQVLSEEVLKVPVKKNKKTN